One candidate division KSB1 bacterium DNA segment encodes these proteins:
- a CDS encoding alkaline phosphatase: DNIITDSAASATSLATGVKTKEKVISVDPDGKKLTTILEAARDAGLATGLVTSTDITDATPAAFASHVLHRNNDEAQIALQLIESKVNVLIGQGPFFYHKDDSRSKRQDDIDPIQIAKEAGYVFVDTKEKLRTASGNYLLGLFENLEPDPVAQEFHRGQDTPTMAELTQKSIELLNRNQKGFFLMVEEEATDSGSHVNREDYVIHHLKEFDNAVQVGLEFALKDQHTLVLVMADHETGGFNIVKGAYKDGHLEFIWNSNGHTGQPVSMFAFGPHAIRFTGMKDNTEIPKIFAELLKLEKFPR, from the coding sequence GACAATATCATCACAGATTCAGCGGCGAGCGCCACCTCGCTGGCCACGGGTGTTAAAACGAAAGAGAAAGTGATCAGTGTCGACCCGGACGGCAAAAAGCTGACAACGATTTTGGAAGCTGCCCGCGATGCAGGTCTCGCCACCGGTCTGGTCACAAGTACGGACATTACTGACGCAACCCCGGCCGCTTTTGCGAGCCATGTTCTTCACCGGAATAATGATGAAGCTCAAATTGCGTTGCAGCTAATCGAATCTAAAGTAAACGTGTTAATCGGGCAAGGGCCTTTTTTTTACCATAAAGATGATTCGCGAAGCAAAAGGCAGGATGATATTGACCCCATCCAGATCGCAAAAGAAGCCGGCTACGTTTTTGTAGATACCAAAGAAAAACTTCGGACTGCTTCTGGGAATTACCTCTTAGGTTTGTTTGAAAACCTTGAACCCGACCCAGTCGCGCAGGAATTCCATAGAGGTCAAGATACGCCAACAATGGCAGAATTGACCCAAAAATCTATTGAACTGCTGAACCGGAATCAAAAAGGTTTCTTTTTAATGGTGGAAGAGGAAGCAACGGATTCCGGCTCCCACGTAAATAGAGAAGACTATGTGATTCACCATTTAAAGGAGTTTGACAACGCGGTTCAGGTCGGGCTTGAGTTTGCTCTAAAAGATCAACACACGCTGGTTCTGGTTATGGCCGATCATGAAACCGGCGGCTTCAATATTGTCAAAGGTGCTTATAAGGATGGACACCTGGAATTTATTTGGAACTCAAATGGCCACACCGGACAACCCGTATCGATGTTTGCTTTTGGACCCCACGCGATTCGATTTACCGGCATGAAAGACAACACAGAGATTCCGAAGATTTTTGCCGAATTGCTTAAGTTAGAAAAATTTCCGAGATAA